A window of Roseovarius sp. THAF27 contains these coding sequences:
- a CDS encoding DUF2927 domain-containing protein: MRRVILPLFLMLGACVPSPSSEMPSRAATQSTASLPALKSFSAPRPVAPTRSNTDIGRDFLELSFQLESGRKLQNFSRFEGPISIRVTGKPPSTLIPDLNRLVHRLRTEAQIDIARVRSETANITIEAVPRAQIRRHLPKAACFVVPNISRLSDYRAARNKRLTNWSKLIKREKIAIFLPNDASPQEVRDCLHEEVAQALGPLNDLYRLPDSVFNDDNVHTVLTGFDMLILRTYYAPELHSGMTRAQVAARLPSILSRLNPRGDSIPPRQVSSTPRAWVKAVQTALGPGAGHSQRVVAAGEALRIADAMGWHDHRRAFSHFAMGRLTQDSQPDTAFEHFRLAERFYSQTPGTELHRAYSASQLAAFAIGEGNGTLALAILSPHLAIAERHENAALLSTLMLLRAEALDLEGRVAEAQSVRLDSIGWARYGFGADWAVRAKLREISSLSPLK; encoded by the coding sequence ATGCGCCGCGTCATACTTCCACTGTTCCTCATGCTGGGCGCATGCGTCCCCAGTCCGTCCAGCGAAATGCCGTCACGAGCCGCAACACAATCCACGGCGTCATTGCCGGCACTCAAGTCGTTCTCTGCGCCCAGGCCAGTTGCACCGACACGTTCGAACACGGACATCGGGCGCGACTTTCTCGAACTGTCCTTTCAGCTGGAATCCGGTCGCAAATTGCAGAACTTCTCGCGTTTCGAGGGGCCGATTTCCATTCGCGTCACGGGCAAACCGCCATCGACACTGATCCCGGACCTCAATCGGCTGGTCCATCGGTTGCGGACCGAGGCGCAGATCGACATCGCGCGGGTGCGATCTGAGACCGCCAACATCACCATCGAAGCCGTTCCCCGCGCGCAAATTCGCCGGCATCTGCCCAAAGCAGCCTGCTTTGTCGTCCCGAACATCAGCCGCCTGTCCGACTACCGCGCGGCAAGAAACAAACGCCTGACAAACTGGAGCAAGCTGATCAAGCGCGAGAAGATCGCGATTTTTCTTCCCAACGATGCGTCTCCTCAGGAAGTGCGCGACTGCCTGCATGAGGAAGTGGCGCAGGCGCTCGGGCCTCTGAACGACCTCTATCGCCTGCCTGACAGCGTATTCAACGATGACAATGTGCATACCGTCCTGACCGGCTTCGACATGCTGATCTTGCGGACCTATTATGCGCCCGAGTTGCACTCGGGGATGACCCGCGCGCAGGTTGCGGCACGCCTGCCCTCGATCCTGTCGCGGCTCAATCCACGGGGTGACAGCATTCCGCCGCGCCAGGTTTCCTCGACTCCCCGCGCCTGGGTCAAAGCGGTTCAAACCGCGCTCGGCCCGGGGGCCGGACATTCGCAGCGGGTCGTGGCCGCGGGCGAGGCGTTGCGCATCGCCGACGCCATGGGATGGCACGACCATCGCCGGGCTTTCTCGCATTTCGCCATGGGGCGGCTGACCCAAGACAGCCAGCCCGACACCGCGTTCGAGCATTTCCGACTTGCGGAGAGGTTCTACAGCCAGACACCGGGTACGGAGTTGCATCGTGCCTACTCCGCCTCCCAGCTCGCCGCGTTCGCGATCGGCGAAGGCAACGGCACTTTGGCGCTCGCCATCCTGTCTCCTCACCTGGCCATTGCCGAACGTCACGAGAATGCAGCGCTTTTGTCGACGCTTATGCTGCTGCGGGCCGAGGCGCTTGACCTCGAAGGCCGCGTCGCGGAGGCGCAGTCCGTACGGCTGGACAGTATCGGCTGGGCGCGATACGGCTTCGGCGCGGACTGGGCGGTGCGGGCCAAACTGCGCGAAATCTCGTCGCTCAGCCCTTTGAAGTGA
- a CDS encoding nucleoside hydrolase, which translates to MAPRKIIIDTDPGQDDAVAILLALASPDEIEVLGITCVAGNVPLGLTTRNARIVCELAGRRDIKVFAGCDRPLKRDLITAEHVHGKTGLDGPVLSDPVMPLQEKHAVDFIIETLRSEPKGSVTLVPIGPLTNIAAAFEQAPDVAGNVAEVVLMGGAYFQVGNITPAAEFNIHVDPEAAARVFGSGAPLVVMPLDVTHKALVTRARNDAFRAIGNRVGEAVAEMTDFFERFDREKYGSEGAPLHDPCTTAYLMRPELFSGRHINVEIETTSDLTLGMTVADWWGVTDRAPNALFIGDVDADGFFSLLTERLARL; encoded by the coding sequence ATGGCTCCGCGCAAGATCATCATCGACACCGATCCGGGGCAGGATGACGCCGTCGCCATCCTGTTGGCGCTGGCAAGCCCTGACGAGATCGAGGTGCTTGGCATTACCTGCGTGGCGGGTAACGTGCCGCTGGGCCTGACGACCAGAAACGCCCGCATCGTCTGCGAGCTTGCCGGGCGACGGGATATCAAGGTCTTTGCAGGCTGCGACCGCCCCCTGAAGCGTGACTTGATCACGGCCGAACATGTGCACGGCAAGACGGGGCTGGATGGGCCGGTTCTGAGCGATCCCGTCATGCCGTTGCAGGAAAAACATGCGGTGGACTTCATCATCGAAACATTGCGCTCCGAACCGAAAGGCAGCGTTACCCTTGTTCCCATCGGACCGCTGACGAATATCGCGGCGGCCTTCGAGCAGGCACCGGATGTGGCGGGCAACGTCGCAGAGGTCGTTCTGATGGGCGGCGCTTATTTCCAGGTGGGCAACATCACGCCCGCAGCGGAGTTCAACATCCACGTGGATCCGGAGGCCGCGGCACGTGTCTTTGGCTCGGGTGCCCCACTTGTGGTCATGCCGCTTGACGTCACGCACAAGGCGCTGGTCACCCGGGCGCGCAACGATGCCTTTCGAGCCATCGGGAACCGTGTGGGCGAAGCGGTCGCCGAGATGACCGATTTCTTCGAACGGTTCGACCGCGAAAAATACGGCTCGGAAGGCGCGCCGCTGCACGATCCCTGCACCACGGCTTACCTCATGAGGCCAGAATTGTTTTCCGGCAGGCATATCAATGTCGAGATCGAGACGACGTCCGACCTGACCCTGGGCATGACCGTCGCCGACTGGTGGGGCGTGACAGATCGCGCGCCCAACGCGCTGTTCATCGGGGACGTTGACGCCGATGGCTTTTTTTCGCTGCTGACCGAAAGGCTTGCACGTCTATGA
- a CDS encoding MoxR family ATPase, with the protein MKFEGTDAYIATDDLTVAVNAAVTLERPLLVKGEPGTGKTELARQVAKGLGVPMLEWNIKSTTKAQQGLYEYDAVSRLRDSQLGEERVHDVRNYIRKGKLWQAFEADQKLVLLIDEIDKADIEFPNDLLQELDRMEFHVYETGETVRAAQRPIVIITSNNEKELPDAFLRRCFFHYIRFPDVATMKQIVEVHYPGIKEKLLTEALTQFYDIREQSGLKKKPSTSEVLDWLKLILAEDLSAEDLKRNGADALPKLHGALLKNEQDVHLFERLAFMARRQR; encoded by the coding sequence ATGAAATTCGAAGGCACCGATGCCTATATCGCCACCGACGACCTGACCGTCGCCGTGAACGCCGCCGTTACGCTGGAGCGGCCCCTTCTGGTCAAGGGAGAACCGGGGACGGGCAAGACCGAGCTGGCCCGGCAGGTCGCAAAAGGGCTTGGGGTGCCGATGCTGGAGTGGAACATCAAGTCCACGACCAAGGCGCAGCAAGGTCTTTACGAATACGACGCGGTGTCACGCCTGCGCGACAGCCAGCTGGGCGAAGAACGCGTGCACGACGTGCGCAACTACATCCGCAAGGGAAAGCTATGGCAGGCGTTCGAGGCCGACCAGAAGCTCGTTCTGTTGATCGATGAAATCGACAAGGCGGATATCGAGTTTCCGAACGACCTGCTGCAGGAACTCGACCGGATGGAATTCCACGTCTACGAGACTGGCGAAACTGTTCGCGCGGCACAGCGCCCGATCGTCATCATCACGTCGAACAACGAAAAGGAGCTGCCGGATGCTTTTCTGCGACGCTGCTTCTTTCACTATATCCGTTTTCCCGACGTCGCGACCATGAAGCAGATCGTCGAAGTGCATTATCCGGGCATCAAAGAGAAGCTCCTGACCGAGGCGCTGACCCAGTTCTATGACATTCGCGAACAGTCCGGGTTGAAGAAGAAGCCATCGACATCGGAAGTGCTCGACTGGCTGAAGCTGATCCTGGCCGAAGACCTGAGCGCCGAGGACCTGAAACGCAATGGCGCCGACGCCCTGCCCAAGCTGCACGGTGCGCTGTTGAAGAACGAACAGGATGTGCATCTCTTCGAGCGGCTGGCCTTCATGGCGCGACGCCAAAGGTAG
- the dksA gene encoding RNA polymerase-binding protein DksA translates to MKQDVVLSEDYTPAEDEPFMNERQVEYFRRKLLNWKSELLEDSRDTIEGLQDGTRAIPDVADRASEETDRALELRTRDRQRKLVAKIDAALRRIDEGEYGYCEVTGEPISLKRLDARPIATMSLEAQERHERREKVHRDD, encoded by the coding sequence ATGAAACAGGACGTTGTTCTGTCGGAGGACTATACTCCGGCCGAAGACGAGCCGTTCATGAATGAACGGCAAGTCGAGTATTTTCGTCGCAAGTTGCTGAACTGGAAGAGCGAACTTCTGGAGGACAGCCGCGACACCATCGAAGGGCTTCAGGACGGCACCCGCGCCATTCCCGACGTGGCGGACCGCGCCAGCGAGGAAACCGATCGTGCGCTGGAACTTCGGACGCGAGATCGTCAGCGCAAGCTGGTGGCGAAGATCGATGCGGCGCTGCGCCGGATCGACGAAGGTGAGTACGGGTATTGCGAAGTGACCGGCGAACCCATCAGCCTCAAGCGCCTCGACGCCCGCCCGATCGCCACGATGAGCCTCGAAGCGCAGGAACGCCACGAGCGGCGCGAAAAGGTCCACCGCGACGACTGA
- a CDS encoding FAD-dependent monooxygenase: MNITTLKSVVIGGGIAGLAVALVLRRAGAEVRVLEQAPEIGEVGAGLQISPNGFVVLEKLGLGNALRAKSVRGQAVRLRDYKGHDVVRLDLARLPCGDYHFVHRADLVDILERAARNAGVEIALGQQVASVHTGQGASATLGDGTVVEADLLVGADGLQSHARQALNGTVAPFFTRQVAWRALVTETGAEPEAQVFMGPHRHLVTYPLRGGRLRNIVAVQERANWHEESWHTEDTPENLRAAFGDFCPDAFALLERVERVHRWGLFRHPVAGKWFAGGVVLLGDAAHPTLPFMAQGANMALEDAFALGRCLQEGEDLNRALVAYQQMRADRVRRVVETASGNAWKYHLSFPPLRLAAHTALRLGGALLPGRVVGQFDWIYGYDVTTDEIQSDSR; encoded by the coding sequence ATGAACATCACGACTTTGAAATCCGTCGTTATCGGCGGCGGGATCGCAGGCCTCGCGGTGGCACTTGTTTTGCGCCGCGCCGGCGCCGAGGTCCGTGTGCTGGAGCAGGCGCCTGAAATCGGCGAAGTCGGAGCCGGCCTGCAGATCAGCCCGAACGGCTTTGTCGTCCTGGAGAAGCTTGGGCTTGGCAATGCCCTGCGCGCCAAATCGGTACGCGGCCAGGCGGTGCGCCTTCGGGACTACAAGGGGCATGACGTGGTTCGGCTCGACCTCGCCCGGCTGCCCTGCGGAGACTACCATTTCGTTCATCGCGCGGATCTGGTGGATATCCTCGAGCGCGCCGCGCGCAATGCAGGGGTCGAGATCGCGCTTGGCCAGCAGGTCGCATCGGTGCACACGGGGCAGGGGGCGTCCGCGACCCTGGGCGACGGGACAGTGGTCGAAGCTGATCTTCTTGTCGGCGCGGATGGATTGCAATCGCATGCACGCCAAGCCCTGAATGGAACGGTTGCACCGTTCTTCACACGGCAGGTGGCGTGGCGTGCCCTTGTGACCGAAACCGGCGCAGAGCCCGAAGCGCAGGTCTTCATGGGACCGCATCGTCACCTCGTGACCTACCCCCTGCGCGGCGGACGGTTAAGGAATATCGTGGCGGTTCAGGAACGCGCGAACTGGCACGAGGAAAGCTGGCACACTGAGGACACTCCCGAAAACCTGCGGGCTGCCTTCGGAGATTTCTGCCCCGACGCCTTTGCTCTGCTCGAACGGGTCGAGCGCGTGCATCGCTGGGGGCTGTTCCGGCACCCCGTTGCCGGCAAATGGTTTGCCGGTGGCGTTGTTCTGTTGGGCGACGCGGCGCACCCGACGCTCCCGTTCATGGCGCAAGGGGCCAACATGGCGCTCGAGGACGCGTTTGCGCTTGGTCGTTGCCTGCAGGAAGGCGAGGACTTGAACCGCGCTCTCGTGGCGTATCAGCAGATGCGGGCGGACCGTGTCCGCCGTGTCGTCGAGACGGCCAGCGGCAACGCGTGGAAGTACCATCTCAGCTTTCCGCCGCTACGGCTTGCCGCACATACCGCACTCCGGCTTGGAGGAGCGCTTCTGCCGGGGCGCGTGGTCGGCCAATTCGACTGGATCTACGGCTACGATGTGACCACGGACGAAATCCAAAGCGATTCGCGATAA
- a CDS encoding GNAT family N-acetyltransferase yields the protein MTKLTLAALEDLDRLVPLVAAFHAEEGIAQDEATRRAALTPLLEGSPHGCVYLAGPRRAPIGYVIVTFGWSVEFGGLDGFVDEIFIRPGVRGRGIGSEILLALPKTLAKAGMKAIHLEVDRGNEAARRVYEKLRFESRENYMLMTRKL from the coding sequence ATGACCAAACTGACCCTTGCCGCGCTGGAAGACCTGGATCGTCTGGTGCCTTTGGTGGCGGCGTTCCATGCCGAAGAAGGGATTGCCCAGGACGAGGCGACCCGTCGGGCGGCGCTTACGCCGCTGCTGGAAGGATCGCCCCACGGTTGCGTCTATCTGGCCGGACCGAGACGCGCGCCGATCGGCTACGTGATCGTCACTTTTGGCTGGTCCGTGGAGTTCGGCGGCCTCGACGGGTTCGTGGACGAAATCTTCATCCGGCCGGGTGTGCGAGGCCGTGGTATCGGATCGGAAATCCTTTTGGCGTTGCCCAAGACCTTGGCGAAGGCAGGCATGAAAGCAATCCATCTGGAGGTCGACCGGGGCAACGAAGCCGCGCGCCGGGTCTATGAAAAACTGCGGTTCGAGTCGCGGGAGAATTACATGCTGATGACGCGCAAGCTCTAG
- a CDS encoding Fur family transcriptional regulator has protein sequence MTETIIDRCEAKGLRMTDQRRTIAMVLENSDDHPDVEELYSRASGRDPKISIATVYRTVKLFEEAGIIEKLEFGDGRARYEDAERDHHDHLIDMHSGEVIEFVDPEIEQLQEKIAAKLGYELKGHKLELYGVPLRKE, from the coding sequence ATGACAGAGACCATAATCGACCGTTGCGAGGCCAAGGGCCTGCGGATGACCGACCAGCGACGCACCATCGCCATGGTTCTGGAAAATTCGGATGATCATCCGGATGTAGAAGAGCTTTATTCGCGGGCGAGCGGCCGCGATCCAAAAATCTCGATCGCCACGGTATACAGGACAGTGAAACTTTTCGAAGAGGCCGGAATCATCGAGAAGCTGGAATTCGGCGATGGGCGCGCACGTTACGAAGATGCCGAACGCGATCATCACGATCACCTGATCGACATGCACTCGGGCGAGGTCATCGAGTTCGTCGATCCCGAAATCGAACAATTGCAGGAAAAGATCGCCGCCAAGCTGGGCTACGAGTTAAAAGGTCACAAGCTCGAACTCTACGGCGTGCCGCTCCGCAAAGAGTAG
- a CDS encoding VWA domain-containing protein yields MFLPFFENLRKSGLPVSLREYLTFLKAMNAGLVTYDIEGFYYLARSAMVKDERLIDRFDQAFAASFKGLEAISASDVLNAVEIPQEWLEKLAEKHLSEEERAEIEALGGFDKLMETLKERLKEQQGRHQGGNKWIGTAGTSPFGAYGYNPEGVRIGQKESRHRRAVKVWDKREFRNLDDTIELGTRNIKVALKRLRRWARDGAEEELDLDGTIRATAEHGYLDVKTRPERRNAVKVLLFLDVGGSMDPHIKLVEELFSAARAEFKHLEYYYFHNCLYEGVWRDNRRRWDVQTPTDEVLRTYGPDYKCIFVGDASMSPYEIAYPGGANEHWNAEAGQVWLNRARAQWPEHLWINPVPEKYWDYTHSIGMIRDIFEGRMVPMTLAGIENGMKELGR; encoded by the coding sequence ATGTTCCTGCCCTTCTTCGAAAATCTCCGGAAGTCGGGCCTGCCTGTGTCGCTGCGCGAATACCTGACGTTCCTGAAAGCGATGAACGCCGGGCTTGTGACCTATGACATCGAGGGGTTCTATTACCTCGCACGGTCCGCGATGGTGAAGGACGAGCGCCTGATCGACCGCTTCGATCAGGCTTTCGCCGCCAGTTTCAAGGGGCTTGAAGCGATCAGCGCGAGTGACGTTCTGAACGCGGTCGAAATCCCCCAGGAATGGCTGGAGAAGCTGGCGGAAAAGCACCTGAGCGAAGAAGAACGCGCCGAGATCGAGGCGCTAGGCGGGTTCGACAAGCTGATGGAGACGCTAAAAGAGCGCCTGAAAGAGCAGCAGGGCCGCCACCAGGGCGGGAACAAGTGGATCGGCACGGCAGGCACATCGCCCTTCGGCGCTTATGGCTACAACCCCGAAGGCGTTCGGATCGGGCAAAAGGAAAGCCGGCACCGGCGGGCGGTCAAGGTCTGGGACAAGCGCGAGTTCCGCAACCTCGATGACACGATCGAACTGGGCACGCGCAACATCAAGGTCGCGCTCAAGCGCCTGAGACGCTGGGCGCGGGACGGGGCCGAAGAGGAACTGGACCTTGACGGAACAATCCGTGCCACCGCCGAGCATGGCTATCTCGACGTCAAGACGCGGCCCGAGCGGCGCAATGCGGTCAAGGTACTTTTGTTTCTCGATGTGGGCGGCTCCATGGACCCGCACATCAAGCTGGTGGAAGAACTCTTTTCCGCCGCGCGGGCCGAGTTCAAGCATCTGGAATACTATTATTTCCACAACTGTCTCTACGAAGGCGTCTGGCGCGACAATCGCCGCCGCTGGGACGTGCAGACACCGACCGACGAAGTGCTGCGAACCTATGGCCCGGACTATAAGTGCATTTTCGTCGGCGATGCCTCGATGTCGCCCTACGAGATCGCGTATCCTGGCGGCGCCAACGAGCACTGGAACGCCGAAGCGGGTCAGGTCTGGTTGAACCGGGCCCGTGCCCAATGGCCCGAACATCTTTGGATCAACCCGGTGCCCGAGAAATACTGGGACTACACGCACTCTATCGGCATGATCCGCGATATCTTCGAGGGCCGCATGGTGCCGATGACACTGGCCGGCATCGAAAACGGCATGAAGGAACTGGGCCGCTGA
- a CDS encoding endonuclease/exonuclease/phosphatase family protein has translation MKMPRLRIATYNLQKCVGLDMRRRPDRSLQVINSLGADIVVLQEVDKRLPPRPAALPHDLVERDGWKILPFGAPGGSLGWHGNAMLVRADLSVLHTQHLDLPGLEPRGAILAEMKTRLGPLRVVGVHLGLVRRYRLLQIKAVLRHVARRPAMPLILAGDFNEWGNRAAIDSAARGVSFALTPPSYPAPRPLARLDRIAHSATLATVATGTLRERPAHIASDHLPVWADLEQSQ, from the coding sequence ATGAAAATGCCGCGCCTGAGAATTGCAACCTACAATCTGCAGAAATGCGTGGGACTGGACATGCGCCGCCGGCCGGATCGAAGCCTTCAGGTGATCAATTCCCTCGGGGCGGACATCGTGGTGTTGCAGGAGGTAGACAAGCGCCTGCCGCCGCGCCCCGCGGCCCTGCCCCATGATCTGGTCGAGCGAGATGGATGGAAAATCCTGCCATTCGGCGCACCCGGTGGCTCTTTGGGATGGCATGGCAATGCGATGCTGGTGCGCGCGGACCTGAGCGTTCTGCACACCCAGCATCTTGATCTGCCCGGTCTGGAACCGCGTGGCGCGATACTGGCCGAGATGAAAACGCGACTTGGACCTTTACGCGTTGTCGGGGTGCATCTGGGATTGGTGCGCCGCTATCGCCTTCTTCAGATCAAGGCCGTGCTGCGTCACGTTGCCCGGCGTCCCGCGATGCCGCTTATCCTTGCCGGGGATTTCAACGAGTGGGGGAATCGTGCCGCCATCGACTCTGCGGCACGCGGTGTCTCGTTTGCCCTGACGCCTCCCAGCTACCCCGCCCCGCGCCCCTTGGCGCGGCTCGACCGGATCGCGCATTCGGCCACGCTTGCGACAGTGGCGACTGGCACATTGCGCGAGAGGCCCGCGCATATCGCCTCTGATCACCTGCCGGTCTGGGCCGACCTCGAACAGTCGCAGTGA
- a CDS encoding YdiU family protein — MTLRIPFDNSYSRLPERFYTRQDPAPVKAPKLIAFNQALAHELGITPGSDEELAQIFSGNALPDGADPLAQAYAGHQFGGFSPQLGDGRANLLGEVARNGDRFDIQLKGSGPTPYSRMGDGRAWLGPVLREYVVSEAMHALGVPTSRALAATLTGEQVFRETGALPGAVLTRVARSHIRVGTFQFFAARRDIAGLKDLFEYVVNRHYPDVEGPHELLQAVMARQAELVAQWMSLGFIHGVMNTDNTTLSGETIDYGPCAFMDTYHPDTVFSSIDMHGRYAFANQANVIVWNMAQLATALVPLMPDQDEAVEEFTKTVHAMPEQVHIAWRKRFGRKIGLADASVEDEPLIVSLLDKMAANRADFTNTFRALSDGKARDQFLDPGDFDTWETEWSRRLEQEQEQDPVSSMKEANPVYIPRNHRVEQMIQTALGEDLAPFHRMLDVLSDPYQPRDDARDLARPPEPSEVVQQTFCGT; from the coding sequence ATGACCCTGCGGATTCCTTTCGACAATTCCTATAGCCGCCTGCCCGAACGCTTTTACACGCGCCAAGACCCGGCGCCGGTCAAGGCACCCAAATTGATCGCTTTCAACCAAGCTCTTGCGCATGAGCTTGGGATCACACCGGGATCTGACGAGGAATTGGCACAGATTTTCTCGGGCAATGCCCTGCCGGACGGGGCCGATCCACTGGCGCAGGCCTATGCAGGTCACCAGTTCGGCGGGTTCTCTCCACAGCTCGGCGACGGCAGGGCAAATCTGCTGGGCGAGGTCGCGCGGAATGGCGACCGCTTTGACATACAATTGAAGGGTTCGGGTCCGACACCCTATTCCCGCATGGGAGACGGGCGGGCCTGGCTCGGTCCGGTTCTGCGGGAATACGTCGTGAGCGAGGCCATGCACGCGCTCGGCGTCCCCACCAGCCGCGCGTTGGCCGCCACCCTGACCGGAGAGCAGGTTTTCCGCGAAACCGGCGCCCTGCCCGGTGCCGTGCTGACCCGCGTGGCCCGGAGCCACATCCGCGTCGGCACGTTTCAGTTCTTTGCCGCGCGCCGCGACATTGCCGGCTTGAAGGACCTTTTCGAGTATGTCGTGAATCGGCATTATCCGGATGTCGAAGGCCCCCACGAGCTACTTCAGGCGGTAATGGCGCGGCAGGCCGAACTTGTTGCGCAGTGGATGTCGCTTGGTTTCATTCACGGCGTCATGAACACCGACAACACCACGCTGTCCGGTGAGACAATCGATTATGGCCCGTGCGCTTTCATGGACACCTACCATCCCGACACAGTGTTTTCATCCATCGACATGCACGGCCGGTATGCCTTTGCCAACCAAGCCAATGTGATCGTCTGGAACATGGCGCAGCTGGCAACTGCGCTGGTGCCCCTGATGCCGGACCAGGACGAGGCTGTGGAGGAATTCACCAAGACCGTGCATGCAATGCCGGAGCAAGTTCACATAGCGTGGCGCAAGCGCTTCGGCCGAAAGATCGGACTTGCGGACGCCTCGGTCGAGGACGAGCCGCTGATCGTATCGTTGCTGGACAAGATGGCCGCCAACAGGGCCGATTTCACCAATACCTTCCGCGCCTTGAGCGACGGCAAGGCGCGGGATCAGTTCCTTGATCCCGGTGACTTCGATACCTGGGAAACGGAATGGTCCAGGCGCCTGGAGCAGGAACAGGAACAGGATCCGGTAAGCTCCATGAAGGAGGCAAATCCGGTCTACATCCCGCGCAACCACAGGGTCGAGCAGATGATCCAGACGGCACTGGGCGAGGATCTCGCTCCCTTCCATCGGATGCTTGACGTCTTGTCGGACCCGTACCAACCCCGGGACGACGCTCGGGATCTGGCGCGCCCGCCCGAGCCGTCCGAGGTGGTCCAGCAGACGTTCTGTGGAACCTGA
- the xth gene encoding exodeoxyribonuclease III, with protein MKIASFNINGIKARLDALTNWLDEAQPDVAVLQEIKTVDEGFPHAPFEERGYNVETHGQKGFNGVAILSKHPLEDVQRGLPGDDEDEQARWIEATVMGEATSLRICGLYLPNGNPAPGPKYDYKLAWMARQKARAAELLATEEPFLMAGDYNVIPQDEDAKRPEAWREDALALPQSRAAFRELVAMGFTEAFRARVQGPGHYTFWDYQAGAWNRDDGIRIDHFLLSPQAADRLTDTAIDKDIRGREKPSDHVPIWVELDV; from the coding sequence ATGAAGATTGCCAGTTTCAACATCAACGGCATCAAGGCGCGGCTCGACGCCTTGACCAACTGGCTGGACGAGGCTCAGCCGGATGTGGCGGTGCTGCAGGAGATCAAGACGGTCGATGAAGGTTTTCCCCACGCGCCTTTCGAAGAGCGTGGATACAACGTCGAAACCCACGGTCAGAAAGGGTTCAACGGCGTCGCGATCTTGTCGAAACATCCGCTGGAGGACGTCCAGCGCGGCCTGCCAGGGGATGACGAGGATGAGCAGGCCCGATGGATAGAAGCGACCGTGATGGGCGAGGCGACGTCGCTGCGCATTTGCGGGTTGTACCTGCCCAACGGAAACCCCGCACCGGGCCCGAAATACGACTACAAGCTGGCCTGGATGGCGCGTCAGAAAGCGCGCGCGGCCGAATTGCTGGCGACCGAGGAACCATTCCTGATGGCCGGTGACTACAACGTCATTCCTCAGGACGAAGATGCCAAACGTCCCGAGGCCTGGCGTGAAGATGCCCTGGCGCTTCCTCAGAGCCGCGCGGCCTTTCGCGAACTTGTGGCCATGGGATTCACGGAAGCGTTCCGTGCTCGCGTGCAGGGTCCCGGACATTACACGTTCTGGGACTACCAGGCTGGCGCGTGGAACCGGGATGACGGGATACGCATCGACCATTTCCTGTTGAGCCCTCAAGCCGCCGACAGGCTGACCGACACCGCAATAGACAAGGACATCCGCGGACGTGAAAAGCCCTCGGATCACGTCCCGATCTGGGTGGAACTGGACGTGTAA